GTCAGGACCTTCTCGCAACTGCTTTCTCTGGGAACTTAAAGGGCATGGGACCGGGTATTGCTGAAGCTGAGTTCGAAGAGCGAACTAGCGAGCCGGTAATAATCTTTATGGCAGATAAAACAGAACCAGGGGCTTGGAACTTGCCATTATACAAGATCTTTGCTGATCCCTTCAATACTGCAGGCTTGGTAATAGATGAGAGCTTACATGAAGGTTTTACCTTTACAGTCATGGACGTACATAAAGATAAAACAGTTGATATCCATGCTCCTGACGAAATATACGATCTATTGGCCCTGATAGGAACTACAGGAAGATATGTGATCCAGTCTATCTCCAGGCGGAAAGACGGTCTATTAGCAGCAGTAGCCAGTACAGCTAGATTAGCTTTAATAGCAGGAAAATATGTGGGTAAGGACGACCCAGTTATGTTTGTAAGGGCGCAGCATGGACTTCCAGCAGTGGGTGAGGTCTTGGAGACATTCGCCTTCCCCCATCTTGTAGCGGGATGGATGAGGGGTTCCCATAATGGACCACTGATGCCCGTTTCGATCGCAAATGCAAAATGCACAAGATTCGATGGTCCACCTAGAGTTGCAAGTTTGGGATTCCAACTTAATGAGGGAAAGTTGGTGGGTCCCGAAGATATGTTCGACGATCCAGCTTTCGACCGAGCAAGAGAGATAGCAAATGTAGCAGCCGATTACATAAGGCGTCACGGTCCATTCATGCCAGCAAGACTTGGACCGGAAGAGATGGAATATACAACTTTGAAAGTAGTTCTTAAGAAGCTAGAACCAAGATTCAAATCAACAAAATAAATTTGAATTCCTGAACCATTGAATTCTAAGATCGAATATGTAAAAAGTGTTGAGCACAATGCTTCGTACTCCCTTACTACTAATAAACTTCAAGAATTACCTTAGAGCTTCTGGTGAAGGAGCCATCAAACTGGCAAAGATTGCAGAGAGTGTGGCAAAAGAACTTGAAGTAGAAATCGCCGTTGCACCACCTATTCCAGACTTATCGAATGTAGCAAGATATGTCGATATACCTGTCTTTGCTCAACATATAGATCTGTCAAAACCAGGCAGTACAACAGGCGCGATTGTCTCGGAGGTAGTGAAAACATGTGGTGGTTCTGGCACGTTATTAAATCACAGTGAAAAGAGAACATCTCATAGTATAATCGAGGAGATGATAAATAAATTGAGAGTCTTAGGAATGTGTATTGTCGTGTGTGCTAAGACTCCAAATGAAGTAAGAGATATGGCGATGCTATTACCTGATTTTGTAGCGGTTGAGCCTCCTGAACTTATAGGAACAGGGAGAGCTGTATCAAAAGTCAAGCCTGAAGTCATCTCAAAGTCTGTTAAAGCAATAAGTGAAGTTAGTGATTCGGTAAAACTGATATGTGGAGCAGGGATAACATCAGGTGAAGATGTTGAAATTGCGAT
This genomic stretch from Candidatus Methylarchaceae archaeon HK02M2 harbors:
- the tpiA gene encoding triose-phosphate isomerase: MLRTPLLLINFKNYLRASGEGAIKLAKIAESVAKELEVEIAVAPPIPDLSNVARYVDIPVFAQHIDLSKPGSTTGAIVSEVVKTCGGSGTLLNHSEKRTSHSIIEEMINKLRVLGMCIVVCAKTPNEVRDMAMLLPDFVAVEPPELIGTGRAVSKVKPEVISKSVKAISEVSDSVKLICGAGITSGEDVEIAIKLGSVGVLVASSIVQSYSWELKIRELAKPLAPK
- a CDS encoding fructose-1,6-bisphosphatase, whose amino-acid sequence is MKVTLSVIKADIGSLVGHHVVHPEQMKLASEKLKEAKDAGLLIDYYVTHVGDDLQLIMTHTKGTNDEEIHRLSWDTFSTVTEKVSKKLKLYAAGQDLLATAFSGNLKGMGPGIAEAEFEERTSEPVIIFMADKTEPGAWNLPLYKIFADPFNTAGLVIDESLHEGFTFTVMDVHKDKTVDIHAPDEIYDLLALIGTTGRYVIQSISRRKDGLLAAVASTARLALIAGKYVGKDDPVMFVRAQHGLPAVGEVLETFAFPHLVAGWMRGSHNGPLMPVSIANAKCTRFDGPPRVASLGFQLNEGKLVGPEDMFDDPAFDRAREIANVAADYIRRHGPFMPARLGPEEMEYTTLKVVLKKLEPRFKSTK